GCCCTTAGCACTTTTCACCAGGGTTACAACTGCTCAAACATTACACCCTCCTGACTGGTCTCCTGCCACCATCCTCTTCAAAAACTAGTTTTTCACAATTTCTATAATATGTGTAAAATAGAAGCTCATGGCTGAATGAATCATATTATGGATTCCTAAGTGATGAAAAAAATTCCCGCAAGATTTCTTTGAATTAATTTGGAATATCGATACTTACTTTGGGAATGCATCAAAACAGTAGGTCTTCTTGGTATCAGGAAAAGCGACTCGCATTCCCGAGGTCAAAGGAGAATGAAGAATAACAGCAGCACTCTCATACCGAGCAGCGAGATCCACAGATGGTACTGTCCCTATACTTTGGCCATATATAATCACATTTTCAGGGCGAATGCCATATCTACAAAGttcaggagttaaaaaaaaaaaataaagtggagagTTGGACTGGTATGAAATATTCAATCATTTTCTAGGGACTTAATCTTATAATAGAATGACTCAGAATGAGACCATGTcaacaaatttatatttaaaatatacactttCTTAGCCATCATTATCATATTTAATGCTATAATAATATCTGTATTCTTAGcatttttcatctgtttcatcttttagaaaaataatggctgaggtcttttaaaattttaaacttaattcaTTATATCATTTATGCAATTCAATGTGGCGTATTTTTTACTAAATGCTGAACATATTGTATCATTGATATTTTAATGGGTTGACACTTCATAGACATGTACCATCTATCTTCCATTCAAAGTAACAAAAAGTTCTTTGTCTAGATATTAAAAGtggctcattttattttctgaagccAGTCACAGTGATGAAAATCTTGACATACAGTTACTGTAtgttatgaataaaaaatatgtatcattttagcCAAAAGCAAATTACTACTTTTCCTGAAATTTGCCTTTATTTGCTCATAGAAATGGACTAATGATTGGAAAGATAAACAGATGAATGAGAATTCCAAATGCCTTATGATTCAGTTAATTATGAATAGACTTCATGCTAAAACCTCAAGAGAACTGCCTTACCCCCTTTAAAAATGCTGCAGATTTAAATGTATCAACTCACTGATTCAGTATCAGGTATATACTATGCTTCAAGCACTGTTTACTGCCTATAGTACAATTGTCCCAACTGTAAAGTACTCCAAGCAGAGTGGAGGTGCTACGGGAGctaataaatacagaattaagGGTTAGAGTGAGATCAAACATGCCCTTCCACTCTAGAAATCTGAAAGAAGTCACTTCTGGATGGGAAGGGCCACTTGCACAACAGCCTCTGGTCTTCTGAAAAGGTAATGGAGCTTTTCAAGTATCGGAAcacaaaaaaaatagcaagacaaACCCTACGTGCTTCCTCTGGCCCTTTCCAGGGGTGCAAGACTCTGAATCATCCAGGTAATAATGACCATCCATAATTTCTTCCAATCAGTCCTATGTAAGCATTTGGATATGTCCCAGAGGTTGGACATATCTACTCCAGACTGActccaaatgtaaataaactcaGAAAACCCTTTTCTTTAACAAGACCTAGCTGCACATATTTCAAACAGTgaagaaattttatgaaaatgaacATTTGCAGCACAGCATTAACTCTTGAGGCTGTAAGGCTGCCGTTAGCTGAATCGCAGCACTGTTGGTGGCAACTATGGATTTTAGACTAATGCTAGCAATGGCAAGGCTCCAGAGTAGAAGCAGCTGCCAGTTTagcagagaattcaaagcaataACAGAATTTCAGAACAGTACAAGTTAGAAAGGACTTCAGAGACCATTTAATCTAGTTCAGCTGCTTCCTGAGCAGATGTTCAAAGTCAGAGTAAGTCAGAGGCAGATCTATAATTAGAACCCAGGTACCCTGACTCTCAGTCCAGTGCCTTTTCCATTATAGCACGCAGATAATGAATTCAAAGACTATTGGACTATTTAGAAATGTATCTATTCTGCTCTTGTTCCTCATTCATCAAGTATGCATGATCATTAAgtatgtttaaaattgttttttaacatttactcatttctgAGACGGaaagtgagcgggggaggggcagagaggaagatacacaatctgaagcaggctctaggcttagccgtcagtatagagcccaacgcgggggctcgaacccacaagctgtgagaccatgacctaagctgaagccggatgctctgccaactgaaccacccaggcgcttcaATCATTAAGtatgtttaaaaagattaattaatCAAGACTAGaaatcatttcataaatatttcttcaaattgaAATCAgacaagatgcaaaataaaagttAACCACTTAcaagagtggatttttttttttttaacataggcaGAGAACACTCTATTGGATTCTAGTGTGTTTTGGTTGAATAagttatcttttcatgtttttgagaAGCACTAACAATAAAGGCTATCTGCTTTAACTTAGCATCCTTAAAAATTGTACTAATCCACTGAAGTTGTACTTTAAaagagttatatctcaataaatctgttattaaaaatatctattatcaTACTTTCCTGACAGGTATTATACTCCATTCAATTGGCTGGGTCTGGAAAGTGCGCActcatttattttggtttgtaGGACTGAGACGATTTTGACTTTGGTCATTTAAGgcagtttttaagtttataaatttttatcattccctgccccctccccaactatttatttcttatactacttatctattttttcctaCTTGTCAGGTATGTTTTCATATAATTGCAAATGATTTAAGAATCCCCTTTATATGGACCTCAGAGACTATAGTTTTATTGTATCTTAgagtaaatgtttctttttttaaaaaaaaattaaatattttgcaagagagagcgagcatgagcgagtaacggaggggcagagaaagagggagagagagaatcctcaagcaagttctgtgccatgaggacagagcctgatatggggctcgaactcacaaaccatgaaatcatgacctgagccaaaaccaagagttggatgcttaacccattgagacccccaggtgtcccaaggaATAAATGTTTCTAAAGGTATTTTCTAACAAAGGTTATGCCTGCTAACAAAATTGAGGTTCTAATGGAAAccattaatatttaaacattaaattagaAATGGTAAATTTTCTTTAAGTCCTTTAGCTTTAGTCTAAAATACTTTGGGGAAGTCAGGCAGCTTTTCAGGAGGTAATATGAAGAATAACTTGAGCTCAGGTATCTTTATTTATTGTACATGAaccatttgattaaaaaaaaacaccttaagtCTACAAAACTGCAAtgtatttcatgaaaaatttctAAGTATCTTGGTGATTAGGAAAGATTAAAGCAATTTCTAGTTCCCAAAAATGTATTGTTATAACCAAGGAATAACTGACATGATAAGAAAATCTGCTTAAATGATTTATCAtaacattacctttttttttttagcttaagaTCATCTCTCCAAATTTTATTAGTCCAGAATGTAAAGTAAAAAATCTCACTTTTACAgaatgaatactttaaaaatagttccAATAAGGTATCTTTGAGTCACATTGTCTAAGAGATTGTTATAGAAAATAACGCAAACTCAGGACTCAGGCTTACAATTCACCAAAACAATCCAGTCTCTTACACTCTTAAGTAAATGATTAGCTAATCAGTGTTTattcaaatcaacattttttctttattttagagagagaaagtgcaagcagggaagaagggcagagggagagagagaatcttaagcaggctctacattcagcacatagcctgatgtgaggcttgacccacaaccctgggattgtgacttcagttgaaatccagagtcagacgctcaactgactgagccacccaggttactctgaataaagatttttatatCACACTCTAGTAAGTTTATAAAACCAAAACTTGTCATTggcttaaattttaaagaaaatcacccACGGGCACTAACAGACACAAATTAGATCTGTGTAAAAACTTTACGCtgtttgtaaaaatttttaattacattctaAGAGCTTAACTCTCCACAGGTATATTTTGGTACATATAATCTCTATTTACTACTTCAAAACATGTTATGTTATAAAaactacttttattctttttttatataaagcaATTTCAATTAAACATCataataaatgtggaaaatactCCCAATCACCATTTACCTTGTCCTAAGAGCAAGCCAAGCAGCTTCTATATCTGCATAGAGGTTTTTCTCCGTTGGTTTCCCAGAACTTGCGCCATATCCAGAATAATCATATGAGAATATATTACAATTAATCCGTGATCCCAGTCCTATGTAAAAGCTGCTCATCTGACCAAGATCAACAGCATTTCCATGTGAGAAGAGTAAAGTGTACTTGGCATTGGGTGAACAGCGCACAAACATGCAGGCAATTCTGTTGCCTTTACTGGTTCTAGTCATGAAACACTCAATAGCATCTTTTTCCCTAGAAGAGTACTGCCAGTCTGCTCGTTCTGATAGGTGTAAAGTCCAGCGGCTTCCACTTTCATCACACATCAGTGTATATGTTGGATCAGGTGgcaaaaatgctaattttgaaGCAATTTTCCCAGGGCAAGGTGGACAGCAGAAGAGGCAACATAACTCACTGAATGAAAGATTATTcatcttctgaaaaagaaaaggagacagtaaatgttttaattactaaATATGGATTCTGCATTTGCATACAATAGAAGGTTAAAACAGAGACACCAGTAAATTCTACTGGTGTTCAGTGTCTACTATTATTTCAAGAATCCTCTGCCCAAACACATTTTTTGGCATCtttctagaaataatttaaatcctGTGGTGAGGCAAATTTTCCTGACCAGGAGACACTCAAACAGTATAGGATGTTTCAAATAgtagttattatatattataatatttaaccaaaacatgaaaatatgaagAGTAGAGGTGATATTTGTTACTTCTCCACCGATAACAACATAGGAGGTGTGAAGTATCATTAGAGTAGCGCACAATTTCTGGGTTAACTTAGTGAAAATTCTCAGAATCTCAGGGAGAAGCTAGATATTTAACATGATAGAGTGAAGATATAACAATATTGCATGTATTATTCCTTTTTAGTGCTTACAATTTGTCAGGCATGGGCTACATATTCTATgtgttttaattctcaaaacaactcTGTATGTCAATCTAAGAAACCTATACAAGATTCATGCAGCCCAGATCTGACACCAGACTCAACCACTGTCTTTCACCCTGGGCTACACTGCCTCAGAGGCTCAGAAAACTATGTCTCAGAAGCCTGTTGTTTTAGTCATGGTGCCAGGGGCGCAAATCATGTATAAGACTTTGAAATATGTCTGTATGTAATTACTGCCCAAATTTAAAAGGCTACAATATAAAGTCCATTAtggaaaaaaggtaaaatctgCTAAAATTTTCTCCTCTTCTATGGTTAGATTGGAAGGAGTATAAGATTTGAAGTCAGAGAGAGCTGGGGTGGAATCCCAACtctatcacttactagctgtttgcccttgggtaaattatttattttacaaccttCACTGTCTTCATAAGTAGACGAAGCTAATACCTTCACTGAACAGAGTGATTGTGAAGAACAAATACAATGCTTATAGTTTTTTTTACTACAGATATAGGTGGCACACTTAAGGATGGTCCACCTTcccctgtctttttaaaatattaatatttttaaagtttctagcTGATATTAAGCCAGGAACAAAACTAGAGTAATTAATACTTGTTTCCCTGCCAGCATTTCTTTCTATCTTGTCCTTTCTCAAATTCCTATCCTTTTTAGCAACAGGTGACCATTGCTTAGTTCCAGGAAGAAGGCATTCAAAACACCTTCCAGAGATCTGGTGACAcgtaattttttacaaaaaaaaatctaatataaggacagaaaaaaatgtctaccATACCATTATGCCAAATGTAATTACATAAGAGAAGAAATTACCTCAAGAGACTGACTAAAGTAGTGAGActattcagaaagaaagaaatgaccttTATATCCACTACtcaatcaaaattcaaaatctagTTTATATGCTCAATACGAATATACTGATTTCCCAAAATCTAATCCATATGCTCAATATACATGTGTTAATTTCCCAGTGTAAACTAATTAGGTAGAGAGAATAAGAAACAGCACAGATAGAGAAACAAGgataggagagattaaaaaaagcTCTCTAAAAGAGGAGTAAGAGAAGGGCAGAAGAGTGTCTGCTGGATATTAGAAAACACTTTTACTTGCTATTctacctttatttccttttcaaccttcaaaacaaataaagcctGAAGGGAAAATAGTCTGATAGAACAGAAATGACAATGAGGTATCATCTTTAGTGGTAGCTCTAATTGGCTCCCTGAAATATTGTACTCAGAAGCATTTTGAGGGCATGCCCAAGGCTTGGTAGGCAAAGAACGTGTAATAAACTAGTTATGTCTACTATAGAATTCGGCTATGAATTAACCTGGTCATGAGGATACAGGACCTGGTGAAGAGGATGGCAAGAAAGAAAGCTCAAAGGGTCAGTTCGAGAGGGGACAacctagggaaaaaaacaaaaagatgaggTTGGGGGCACCTTGGAGTCGGTGaggtgtccaacctcagctcaggtcatgatctcacagttcaagcctgcttcagattctgtgtctccctctctgtcttcccctcccctgctcatgctctgtctctctctgtctcaaaaataaataaaaacattaaaaaaaattttttttaaatttctatcaagaataaaatgtttttcctcaGTAATTTGTTTAGTTCTGATTATATTAAGGTTATTTGTTttacttatacatttttttaaggaagtctATGTTGCTCTCTCATTCCTGTTATTAGAAAAGTGGTAATTTGCAAGTTATTTGGTGGATACCAGTTATCTGGTTTAGGGCAGCAGAGGAAGGAATAGTTTCTGCCACCACCATTAAGAAGGTCAGGTTGTCCTTTCATTAGACTAGACCCTGGCACTGCAccttttctcctgcttctctcctttgGTGTTCATCCCcagatttatttcaaaattactttttcttaacttattttcaagagagagtgagagcacaagcctggaggggcagagagaggagagagagaatcccaagtagactctggtctgccagcacagagccccacacggtgctcaaactcacaaactgtgatcatgacctgagccgaaatcaagagtcacggacgcttaaccaactgagccacccaggagcccctcttgataggaattttaaaaatcattgaaatatCTTGCTAAATTTAGATAATTTTAAGTCCAGTGTGTTTTATGTAAAAATCATCTGAgtaaaaaatgtatcatttgcCAGTTATTTCTTGGCAACAAAATCTTGAGGAGACAAAGCAGTGAATAATGATAAACATCTGAGAGTACACAACAGCcataaaagacaaacaacaaattAAGTAATTTAGAGCAGAACTTTTAGACCAGACataacaaagatttaaaatagggtacctggctggctcagtcaatggagcatgcaactcttgatcttacagttttaagttcaagtcccacgttgggtacagagactacttaaaaatatttttaaaatttaaaataaattaaaataaacctgttaaaaaaaaaaaaaaaagaacaggaaaagacctatctgacctcagccgtagcaatctcttactcgacacatccccaaaggcaagggaattaaaagcaaaagtgaattactgggaccttatgaagataaaaagcttctgcacagaaaaggaaacaaccaacaaaactaaaaggcaaccaacagaatgggaaaagatctttgcaaatgacatattggacaaagggctagtatccaaaatctataaagagctcaccaaactccacacccgaaaaacaaataacccagtgaagaaatgggcagaaaacatgaatagacacttctctaaagaagacatccggatggccaacaggcacatgaaaagatgttcaacgtcgctccttatcagggaaatacaaatccaaaccacactcagattatcacctcacgccagtcagagtggccaaaatgaacaaatcaggagactatagatgctggagaggatgtggagaaatgggaaccctcttgcactgttggtgggaatgcaaattggtgcagccactctggaaagcagtgtggaggttcctcagaaaattaaaaatagacctaccctatgacccagcaatagcactgctaggaatttatccaagggatacaggagtactgatgcataggggcacttgtaccccaatgtttatagcagcactctcaacaatagccaaatgatggaaagagcctaaatgtccatcaactgatgaatggataaagaaattgtggtttatatacacaatggaatactacgtggcaatgagaaaaaatcaaatatggccttttgtagcaacgtggatggaactggagagtgtgatgctaagtgaaataagccatacagagaaagacagataccatatgttttcactcttatgtggatcctgagaaacttaacagaaacccatgggggaggggaaggaaaaaaaaaaaaaagaggttagagtgggagagagccaaagcataagagactgttaaaaactgagaccaaactgagggttgatggggggtgggagggaggggagggtgggtgatgggtattgaggagggcaccttttgggatgagcactgggtgttgtatggaaaccaatttgacagtaaatttcatatattaaaaaaaaaaaaaaaaaaaaaaaaaaagaatacttgggctgtgtctcttgatttcagctcaggtcatgatctcacagccctgagactgagccctgcgttgggctccaagttgggtgtgtagcctgcttaagattctctctctccctctccctctgcccctcctcctggcatgtgctctttctctctctcaaaaagagagagagagacagacagacagacagacagacagtacTTAAAGATGAAATGCAAAAGTGTCCTAAAGAAAAATCCAACTGGAATCCCGGATATAAACAAATCAGTATCTAAAATAAAGAACCTGATGGATTGGATACAAGAATCAATAACTTACAAACATGTTAGTGAGATGGACAATCCAATTGAGGAATTcccaaatggaattttttaagatgaaagggatgaagagacagaaaatatgaaagaaactttaagaaggacaaaagtagaaataccagTATCAATACTTTGGGGGtaccagagggaagaaaaagaggagaaaacaaagataagaatcTAAGAATTTctcagaattaaagaaaaaaatccagactgAAATAGCTCAGAGTGCCAAACAGGTATTTAAGGAAATTTTCATAGACAAATTATAGTAAATATTATGATTgccagaaacaaaaatatgaaagcttCCAGAAAAGAACAGATTGCCTACAAAGGAACAAGAATCAGATGAACATCTGACTTTGCAAAACTGACACTAGAAACCAGAAGACACTGGAGAGatagttttaaagaaagaaagaataaaaacgcACAAAACTTTGAACCTAGAATTTTACAGAgataaaataccattttaataaaacaataaaataaatttagctaTAAGCATACTAAAACTCAGAAGGCTTACCAAACTGAGACCCTCTTTGAGAAACTCCAGCAAGGACAAAATAAATCCAAGGGAATTCTATGAAATATCTCAGATATGATAAAGAACAGttaatataatgtgtgtgtgtatttgtgtttaaAGCAAgcaatggaggaaaaaaagcagcaaaGTATACCCCTAAACAATCCAGAATCATAACTTTGGGGAATACCAATATAGAGAGAATTGGAAAGAGTTAGggatttaaaagtgaaaaatgtgcTGAGGTACTTGTCACTTGACTTGTTCAGAATGGTATAAATGTTAATAAACTTCAGACATGGAAGAACATACCTATGACTATTAAGAAGTCAGATATACCATCATAAAATTACAGGTTGTAGGATACATCTGAAGTAGTTATAGTTATTCATTACAAATGTCCAGCTTTGAATATTTGTCCGTGTGTTAAACTCAAGAAgtgtaaacacaaagaaataagaattaaaggACAGATATcaacaaaatagagaataaaaaacaatagaTATTAACAGAACCAAAAGCTGACTCTTAGAAAAACCTTCCACTATCAATAGCAACTCGCATTAACTGAGCAGTTATATCAGGCACTATTCTGAAcagttttcatttattaactcatttaaccctttCACGACCTTCTGACGTAGAGACTATCAATTCACCCATTTTCCATttcaggaaaccaaggcacagagtaGTTAGGTAACCTACCAAAGGTcacagctagaaagtgacagAATTGATATGTGGCAGAATGATTCTGGAGCCTGAACTCATAACCACTGCTTTGTAAAAAGAGTACCCACACAAGACtgatgaagagaaagagataagCAAAAAACTAACATactaaatgaaaagacatacataatttctaaattaaaaaatactgtgtcAATAAACACAGTAAGTTTGATGAAATGCATTAAATTCTTGagtaacataaaagaaaaaaaaacccaattaaaaaatgaacaaaagatctgactagacatttctccaaagagatacaaatggctaacatgaaaagatgctcaacatcattagtcattagggaaatgcaaatgaaagccaTGATACCACGTCatatccactaggat
Above is a window of Panthera tigris isolate Pti1 chromosome D4, P.tigris_Pti1_mat1.1, whole genome shotgun sequence DNA encoding:
- the ABHD17B gene encoding alpha/beta hydrolase domain-containing protein 17B; translation: MNNLSFSELCCLFCCPPCPGKIASKLAFLPPDPTYTLMCDESGSRWTLHLSERADWQYSSREKDAIECFMTRTSKGNRIACMFVRCSPNAKYTLLFSHGNAVDLGQMSSFYIGLGSRINCNIFSYDYSGYGASSGKPTEKNLYADIEAAWLALRTRYGIRPENVIIYGQSIGTVPSVDLAARYESAAVILHSPLTSGMRVAFPDTKKTYCFDAFPNIDKISKITSPVLIIHGTEDEVIDFSHGLALFERCQRPVEPLWVEGAGHNDVELYGQYLERLKQFVSQELVNL